Sequence from the Clostridium butyricum genome:
ACGTTTTAGTCTACTTAAACTCTTACCTTCCTTTTCAACTTGATCCTCTGCTCTGATTCCTAAGTCTAACTTTGTTTTCATAGTTTTATCTATGTCTTCAAATGGATATCCAAGTTTTTCACCTAATACATATAAAATTATTATAGCACCTGAAACACACTCCAATATAGCATCTTTAGCTACATTATTACCCTTAGTAAGTAATCTGAAAAACTCTCCTATTATACAAAGAAGTTGTGCCTTCAAGTCTTCTATAATTTTAATGTTTTTCATTATATTAAAATTATCCTTTTTCATAGACATATCCCCTCTCCCTCTTAACCCTCGTATTCTTATTGTAATTTTTTTTCATCCTTATTGCAAGAATTTATAATTTCCTTCTATATTTTACCACATTTTGTAAGTATAATACTTATTTTTTATAATAAAAATAAACTATTATATCAATAATTTATTTTTTCATCAATAATTTTGAGTTTAGTCTAAAACTCATTATATTATATTTTTACATATAAATAAAACTGTCGCACTAATAGCTTATGACTATTAGTGCGACAGCTTCTCAAATTATTACTATTACTCAGTTGTAAATGGTAATAATGCTATGTTTCTAGCTCTCTTGATTGAAGTTGTTAATTCTCTTTGGTGCTTAGCACATGTTCCAGAGATTCTTCTTGGAAGTATCTTACCTCTTTCAGTAACATACTTTCTTAACTTATTTATATCTTTGTAATCGATGAATTCAGCTTTATCTACACAGAAAGCACAAACTTTCTTTCTAGATCTTCTCATTCTACCGCCTGGTCTTCTATTGTTGTTTTCTTCTCTGCTCATTTCTTTCCCTCCTCACCTAAAAAATTTCTTAGAAAGGCATATCTCCGTCATCAACAGGAGTTATATCCTCTTCAAAGTTTCCACCACCAAATATATCATTTGTTGGTGCTGAATATTCATTGCTTGCGCCAAAACTATTGTTTGATGAATTACTTCCCTTGCTTCCAAGGAATTGAACTCCACCAAATTGATCTGCTACTACTTCAGTAACATATCTCTTAGTTCCGTCTTTAGCATCATAACTTCTGGTTTGAATTCTACCGCTGATAGCCACTTGGCCACCCTTACTCATGTAATTTGCAGTACTTTCAGCCTGTTTACCCCATATTACTACAGGAATAAAATCAGCTTCATTCTGGCCAGTCTTTGGGTTATACCTATCAACTGCTAATGTTAAAGTCGTTACTGCAGCTCCAGTTCCTGGCGTAAACCTTAGTTCTGGATCTTTAGTTAATCTTCCGATTAAAACTACTTTGTTCATTTACAACACCGCCTTACGCTTGTTCATTAACGATGATATGTCTGATAACACCATCAGTGATTCTGAATATTCTATCTAATTCTCTAGGTAATTCTGTACCAGCAGTAAAGTTAACTAATGTATAGTAACCTTCGTTTACTTTTGCGATTTCGTAAGCAAGCTTTCTCTTACCCCAAAAATCAACGTTTTCTACTGTACCTCCACCATTTTCTATAACACCCTTAAACTTTTCGATGTTAGCTTTAACAGTTTCTTCATCGAATGATGGGTTTAATATGAATATAGTTTCGTATTTTCTCATCAATTTCACCTCCTCCCCTCGGACTAACGGCCATGCTTTGCACGGCAGGGATTACAATTTATGATTATATCATTTAATTCAAAAAATTTCAAGTAATTATTTTATTTTTCTGCTTCAACTACTATTTTTTTTGCACCTTTTACAAATTTACTTCTAGGAATCATTACAATTCTTCCACATCCGGTACATTTAATTTTTATATCAGCGCCAACTCTGATTATTTCAAATTCATAAGTACCACATGGATGTTGCTTTTTCATTTGTACTATATCTCCAAGATTAAAATTCTCTACCATTAAAATTCCCCCTTATCAGAATTAATATTTATTAATTGAGTTTTTGGATATGGTATTTCTATCCCATTTTCGTCTAATGTTATTTTTATTGCTTTCCTAAGCTCATTTTCCATCTTCCATTGAGTTAATGGTTTCGTTCTTCCAACTGTTCTTATTGTAACACTAGAAGCAGCTAATGCTGATACCCCTGATACTTCTATAGGTTCATTAATAAAATCTTCATGTTCTTTTTGAAATTTATCGCAGCATTCTTTTATAGCATTTATAGCATTATCTATATCTTCTTCATAAGCTATATCAACATCAACTATAAATCGTGTATTACCCCTTGAATGATTAGTTACTTCTGAAATCATACCATTAGGAATTGAATGAATATCACCTGTAAAATCTTTTATAATAGTAGTCCTTATTCCTATTGTTTGAACAATTCCACTGAAATTTCCTATTGTAACATAATCCCCAATACCAAATTGGTCCTCAAATAATATAAAAAATCCATTGATAAAATCCTTTATCAAACTTTGAGATCCAAGTCCCAATGCAACTCCACCTATGCTTGCAAAGGTAAAGGATATTCCACCAAAGAGCACTGACAAAATACTTGTAATTCCTAAAAAATATACAGAATACTTTAATATACTTTTCATAACCCCACCAAGGGTTTTAGCTCTTTGTGGATCTAATGATAATGCGGCATTACTCTTCACTTGTTTATCTACTGCTTTTTTTATTAAGTATTTTCCTATCTTTATTGATAAATACATAATAATTACTATTGAGATAATTTTTATACCCTTATTAAACACTACCTCAAAATCTTCAAGACTTATAATTACTTTTCCTATTTCAAGCTCAGTCTTATCTAATGACAAATGTACTAGATAATTTATACCATGCACTTACTGCTCTCCTCTCAATATTACTACTCAACAACAATATATCCGTTTTCTTCCTTAAAATAGATATTCTTATACTCTATTATATTATTCTTTAATATTGAATCGATATGTTCCTTATCATCCATTCTTACACATATACCACAGCTCATAGTTATCGACGTTGGAGTCGGCATTATTCTGAATTTGTAATTTAATTCATTTAACTTTTTTTCTGCTGACATGGCATCATGTGTATTTTTAAAAACCACAATATAGTAATTCATATACTGCCACCACCTTTCACACTATAATTTATATTATATATGTTTTTATAAGTTTATAAAGTTATTACAATTAAAATATTTTCTATTAATTAATGAAAATATCTATCCTTTATCTTATAATTATATAGATAGAGAGAATAAAGGAGTATGATATGTTTTCATTATTGACTATATGCAAAGCTATATTCATAGGATTTCTTACAGGATTTACAGCCTCAATTCCCTTAGGTCCTTCTGGTCTTGAATCTGTTAACAGGTCAATGTCTAAAGGATTCAGGGAAGGGTTCAAAGTATCTTTAGGTGCTGTTTCTGCTGATCTTTTATATATAGTTATTATAAATTTAGGTTTATTTACATTATTGAGCAAGCATCGTAATTTTCAAAGTATATTTTGGATTGTATCAGGAGTCATTCTAATTCTATTTAATCGTCTGTCATTCACAGATAGCAAAAAGAAAACTGACTCTAAAAATCTATTAAATAAATATACATCAAATGGATTTGTGACTGGTTTTTTAATTACTTTTGTAAATCCAACAACACCTTCTTTATGGATTGCACTAAGTACTACTGTTTTGAGTGTTTGGAGATATCATGGAAGAATATATTTTTTAACATCGGTATCTTCAATGATGATTGGAAGTATAACTTGGTTTTGCTTACTCAACATATTAGTAAGTAAAGGTGTTCGAAAATTAAAATCTGATTACACTAAAACAACATCAAAATTATTAAATTATTTTTTAATGATTCTCGGAATATCTTTCATTATTTTAGGAATATTTAAATTTATAAAATAATCTTTTTTATATAATGATTGTATATTGATAATTAACTTTAGAGGTGAACAAATATGGACGTTTATTTAGATAATTCTTCTACCACCTTTCCAAAACCAAAGCAAGTAATTGATGGTATGTATAACTACATGTTAAATGTTGGTGGTAATGCCGGAAGAGGTAATTATACAAATACTCTTCAAAGTAATCGATTTTTATATGAAGCACGTGAAATTGTAAGTGACTTTTTTGGTTTTTCGTCACCTAGTAATGTTATTTTTACAAACAACGTTACAACTTCATTAAATATGTTAATAAAAGGACTAATTAAGCAAGGAGACCACGTTCTAACATCTTCTATGGAACACAATTCCGTTTTACGTCCTCTTATAAACTGTAAAGAACTATTAAATATAAATCTCGATATAATTGATGCTGATGAATTTGGATTTATTAACGTTTCAGATTTTAGATCTAAAATAACATCTGATACAAAATTAGTAGTATTGACCCAAGCTTCAAATGTAACTGGATCAATTCAGAATATAGCCGAAGTCGGTAAAATCTGTAAAGAAAAAAATGTATTTTTTATTGTAGATTCATCACAAGGAGCTGGTGTTCTAGAACTTAACATAAATTCTGTAAATGCTAACGCTATTGCTTTTACCGGACATAAAAGCCTTCTTGGGCCTCAAGGAATCGGAGGATTCATAATTGATGACAAATTAAACGACTCTTGTAAAAGTATATTACATGGCGGAACAGGAAGCTTATCCTATTCTTTAGATCAACCTGATTTTCTTCCTGATAAATTTGAATGCGGAACTCATAATATGCCAGGTATTGTTGGTCTATCAGAAGGTATAAAATTCATAAATTCTACAGGATTAAAAACAATATATGAACATAATCATTATCTTATAAATTATTTACTAGATGGTCTACAAAATATAAAAGATATAATAATTTACGGTGATTCAACTGGTAAAAACATAACTACTTGTATTTCAATAAATATGAAATCTTTGGATTCCTCTGAGCTTGGTTATTTACTAGAAAATAGTGGTATAAAAACACGATGTGGTCTTCATTGTGCTCCATTAGCTCATAAAACCATCGGAAGTTATCCAAGTGGTACCGTGAGATTAAGTGTTAGCTATTTCAATAAAAAAGAAGAAATTGACTTTACACTAAAAACTTTAAATAAAATATCACTAAATAAATAGTTATTTGAATAAAACCTCCTTTATTGGAAATAAATCTAATAAAGGAGGTTTATTATATGTGTGATAATTTTTCTGTTGATTCATCTTTACCAACTGCTTATATAAAAATAAAAGAATACTTAACAAAAGAATTGAAATCAATAGTTAACAACCGCCCCATTGTAATTTTGTGCATCGGTACGGATAGATCTACCGGAGATTCATTAGGTCCTATTATTGGATATAAATTAAAACATCTTTCAGTTGATAATATTTATATCTATGGGACTTTAGAAAACCCAGTCCATGCAAAAAATCTTTCTAATATTCTAGAAAAAATAAGCTGCTACTTTTCAAATCCTTATATTATTGCAATTGATTCTTGTTTGGGATCATTAACTAACATCGGAAAAATATTTATAAAAAAAGGTCCTTTACACCCTGGATTAGCTTTAAACAAGGATCTTCCCCCTATTGGTGAGATGAATATAACTGGAATTGTTAATATTTCTGGAAGTTTTGAATTTTTAGTTTTACAAAATACTAGACTTTATACAGTAATGAATCTGGCAGATTCTATTTCTAGAGGTATTTACCATTTTGCACTTGATAATAAAGATACAACTTCTGATAACATTATTTCTCTACATTAACCATTTTATATTTTTCATATTTAAATTGTTTCACGTGAAACAATTTAAATAAAGTTATGTAAACTATTTATGTTTTTTCATTACAAAATAATTAGAACTTATATAAATTTGAATCGTAATGTATAAACTAACAATATTATAAATAATATCTTCTAATAATATTATTAAAAAAGAAGAAGTAAGTATATTTTCATACTTACTTCTTCTTTTTATTAACTTCATATTTATTACAAGCTTCATTTAATACATATAATTCTTCTTCTGAAAGGTCATATCTTGAAATTCCTTTATCAACTGGTTTTGCATAAGTTGTACTTTCTTGTCTTCCATATATTCCAGTTAATATAACACCGTCATTTTTGTCATCTAATAATGCAATTGAGAAACTCAAATCACTTCCAACATCTTCAAAAGCTTTATATCTCATTATAGCAACCTTTTGTATGCACTCTTCCATTTTAACTTCTAATCTCTCACATTCCTTGATTGCTTTTTCAGATATTTCTTTTACTTCTTCTACACTCTCTATTCTTTCTAACAGCATTTCTTCTAGATTCTTACTATTAGTTCCTTTCATAAGCCTTCTATACTTATCTTCAACTTTACCAATAGTTTTAAATAAAAATAAAATTATTATAAATAATAATACTATTATTACTGCCATTCCTATTATAATATATGGCATAAATTCATTAATCGAATTAATTAATGCTTCCAATTTACTGTCATTCCTTTCATAATTGTTTCACGTGAAACATTAAATATCAATAATATCTAATATTCTTTGCAAATCATCTTCTGAATAATATTCAATTTCTATTTTACCTTTATTATTTTTATTAGATATATTTACTTTTGTTCCAAAATAACTTTGAAGTTGATTTTTTATTTCCTTATAATAAGGATTTAATTCATTATTTGTTTCTTTTTCTTCTGAAGTTTTGCCTTCAAGTATTCTTTTTACCAATCTTTCCAATTCTCTTACAGATAAATTTTCATCAATAACTTTTTGAGATAATTCATATTGAATCTCTTTATCTTTTATTCCGAGAAGTGCTCTTCCGTGTCCCTCAGTAATAATTCCTTCAATTATATACTGTTGAACTCTTATATCTAGATTCATTAACCTCATTGTATTAGTAATAGCCGTTCGTGATTTACCTATTCGCTTACTTAAATCTTCCTGAGTTAAATTAAAATCACTCAATAATTTTTTGTAAGCTGACGCTTCTTCTATTGGATTTAAATCTTGTCTTTGTATATTCTCTATTAAAGAAATTTCTAATACATCCTTTTCGCTGAGCTCCATAACTATTGCTGGTACATCTTTTAACCCTGCCATCTTAGCCGCTCTCCAACGTCTTTCTCCTGCAACAATTACATAAAGTCCATCATCTGATTTCCTAAGGATAAGAGGTTGAATTATTCCATGAGTTTTTATAGATTCTGTTAATTCAGCTATCTTATCATTATCAAATGCTTTTCTAGGCTGATTATTATCATTTCTTATTTCATTTAAAGGAATTAGCATCTTCCCTTTTTCATCCTGTTGTTCTGATTCTACTAAATCTTCAGGAATAAGCGCACTTAATCCCTTACCTAAAGCAAATTTCTTTCCCATCCTTTTACTTCACCTACTGTCTTTTTAAGAATTCTTTGGTTAAGTTAGTATATGCTTCAGCACCCTTACACTTATTATCATACAAAACTATCGGTAATCCAAAGCTCGGTGCTTCTGCTAATCTTATATTTCGTGCTATTGTAGTTTTATACACTTTGTCCTTAAAATATTTCTGAACTTCCTTTAAAACTTCATTACTAAGGTTAGTTCTATAATCAAACATAGTCATAAGAACCCCCTCAATTTCGAGCTTCTTATTTAAGGATTTCTTAACTAATTGTACAGTATTCATTAATTGGCTTACACCTTCTAGCGCGTAAAACTCACATTGCATAGGAATTAAAACTGAATCAGCACAAGTCAGCGCATTTATAGTTAATACACCTAATGACGGTGGGCAATCTATGAATACATAATCATATTCATCTTCTATTTCCTTTAGCTTGTTTTTCATAATATTTTCTCTGTCACTTTTATTAATTAATTCAACTTCTGCCCCAGCTAATTCCATTGTTGATGGAGATATAAATAAGTTATTAACTAAATCACTTTGTACTATTGATTCTTTCATAGAAACATCAGAAATCAATACATCATATATAGAACAATCTAAGTTGTTCTTATCTATACCTAATCCACTTGTTGTGTTCCCTTGTGGATCTATGTCTATTGTTAAAACTTTGAAACCTTCCATTGCTAAATAAGAGCATAAATTTATATTAGTAGTAGTTTTTCCAACTCCACCTTTTTGATTGAAAATACATATCGTCTTCATAATTATAAGCCCAAAAAGAGCATTCCCCCCTTCCCATATATTAATATTATATATATATTTGTCCCATAATAAAAGAATTATGTTATAAAAAAGAATAAATAGTCTTAAATTGGTTAAAAAATATATTGTATTTCACAATAAAAATATTATTCATTTTTATGAGAAAAAATTAAGGCACAATTCTGTGCCTTATAAAAATAAAATCATCTATTTCTTTGGTTTTGGAATCTTTATTGTTAGCTCTAAAAATTCCTCTTCATCTTTATATCCATACTCTGCTGGTATATCGAATTTTTCAAAAACCTGCTTTATAGTGTTAACATATAATTTTGCTGGAAGTACATTTTTGGTATTTTTTCTCTTTTTCTTTAATTCTTCGCTAGAAATTTTAAGTAATTCTTTATTTATTAATTCCTCTGTCTTTTTTACATTTAATCCGTCATTTATTACTTTTTTAATTATTTTTAGTTGTAACTCTTCATTTGGAAGAGTAAGTAGTGATCGAGCATGTCTTTCTGTTAATTTATTATTTAAGCATATTCCTCTAACTTCAGTACTTAATTTTAATAATCTTAACTTATTAGCAATTGTAGACTGTTTTTTTCCCATCCTTTTTGCTAACTCATCCTGAGTAAAACTATGATCATGTATTAAATTATAATATGCTTCTGCTTCTTCAATATAATTTAAATCTTCTCTCTGTAAATTTTCTAATAGTGCAATTTCAGCAGACTCTGCATCTGTTATGTCTACTATATTACAAGGAACCTTATTTAAATTAGCCAATTTAGCTGCTCTAAGTCTTCTTTCACCTGCAACTAATTCGTAAACATCCCCTCTTTTTCTGACTGTAAGTGGCTGAATTATTCCATATTGTTTAATTGACTCGGATAATTCTTCAATAGACTCTTCATTAAAATATTTACGTGGTTGATATATATTGGGAATCACTTTATCTATATCTATCTGTATTATTTCATTATTCATGTTCTAACCCATCCCTCATTAAAATACTAAAAATTAATTATTTACTAACATATTTATTCTACTACAGCTACAATTTTCCTTTTTATATTTTCTAAAATAACATTTTTTATATGTTATTTTATTGGTTTTTTTGTTATTGTACCTGCTTTTCTAGGGTAAATTTTTTCACATGGTTTTATTTTTTTTACAACAACAAGATTATGTTTTAATTCTGTTTCCTCTATATTAACCTCACATATATCAACAAGCTGGCCACCAAGAGTTCCGATAGCATTTCTACTCTCTTGTATTTCTTGTTCTACAGAAGGTCCTTTTAAAGCAATAAAATTACCACCAATCTTTACATAAGGTAAACAAAACTCTGATAATACACTCATATTAGCAACAGCTCTAGATGTTGATATATCAAACTGCTCCCTTAAATCCTTGTTTCTGGCTCCATCTTCAGCCCTAGAATGAATTGTTGTTACATTTTTCAACCCTAATTCTTGAACTACTGTATTTAAAAAATTAATTCTTTTATTTAATGAATCCAATAAAGTTACTTTTAAATCTTCTCTCATAATAGCAATTGGTAATCCAGGAAATCCTGCCCCTGTTCCAACATCTATCAATGTTTCTGCTTTTTTAAACTCATCTCTCTTAAATGCCTTTATACAATCTATAAAATGTTTTTTTACAACTTCTTCATCTTCAGTAATTGCAGTTAAATTAATCTTTTCATTCCATTCCTGAAGCAGTCTCATATATTTCATAAATCTCTCATATTGTTGTTCTGATAGCTGCAATCCAACATCTTCTGCTGCCTTAGCCATTAAATTAAAAAATTCCATAAATTAACCTCCACTGGTCCTTAAGATTGCTTTCCATATTGATGTTCTAAGTATATAAGTAAAACTGATATATCAGCTGGTGAAACACCAGATATACGTGATGCCTGCCCTATACTTATTGGTTTTATATTAGATAACTTTTGTACTGCTTCAGTTCTTAATCCACTTACATCATTATAATCTATGTCTTTAGGTAACAATTTTTTTTCAAACTTTTTAAATTGACTAACTTGTTCCATTTGACTTTGTATATATCCTTCATACTTAGTAAGAACATTGATTTGTTCACCAATATCATCTGATAAATCCGGTCTTTCAGGATCTAATTGTGCTAACTGAAAATACTCTAATTCTGGTCTCTGCATTAATTCATAAAAACTAATAGCTTTTCTTAAAGGAGTTGAATTTATTGATACTAAAAATTCATTTACTTCCTTCTTATTTGTAACTTTCAATGTCTTTAGTCTTTCTAATTCATCTTCGATATTTTTCTTTCTAGTTAAAAATGTATTATATCTTTCTTCTGTAACTAATCCAACTCTATGACCCATTTCAGTTAATCTTAAATCAGCATTATCTTGTCTTAGTAGCAATCTATACTCTGCTCTCGAAGTCATCATTCTATATGGCTCATTAGTTCCTTTAGTAACTAAATCATCTATAAGTACTCCTATATAAGCATCTGAACGAGTTAAAATTAAAGGTTCTTGATTTTTTATTTTAAGTGCTGCATTAACACCCGCAACTAATCCTTGAGCTCCTGCTTCTTCGTATCCAGAACTTCCGTTTAATTGTCCAGCACCATATAATCCATCAATATTTTTAAATTCTAATGTTGGTTTAAGTTGAGTAGGATCAATTGAATCATATTCTATTGCATATGCAGTTCTCATCATTTCAACATTTTCTAGCCCTGGAAGAGTTCTAAGCATTTTTATTTGTACTTCTTCAGGAAGTGATGAAGAGAATCCTCCAACATACATTTCTAAAGTATCCATACCCTCTGGCTCAACAAATATCTGATGTTGAGTTTTATCAGGAAATCTCATTACTTTATCTTCAATAGATGGACAATATCTAGGTCCAACCCCTTTAATGCTTCCATTATAAATCGGAGATCTATTTATATTTTCTCTTATAATATTGTGAGTTTCTTCATTGGTATACGTTAAGTAACATGCAACCTGTTCCTTCTGTAGTTTTCCACTCATAAATGAAAATGGAACTATTTTATCATCACCATTTTGTTCTATCATCTTAGAAAAATCTACTGATTTACTATTTATTCTTGCTGGTGTACCAGTCTTAAATCTTCTTAACGAAATTCCTAAATCTAATAATGATTGTGATAAATCATTAGCAGGGAATAATCCATTTGGTCCTCCGCTATATGATACTTCTCCAATTATTATTTTTCCTTTTAAATATGTACCTGTTGCTAAAACTACTGCTTTACACTTAAATACAGCACCATTTTTAGTTACTACACCGCTCACTTTGCCGTCTTCAACTATTAATTCTGTAACTTCTATTTGTCTTATCTTTAAATTATCTTGTT
This genomic interval carries:
- the mnmG gene encoding tRNA uridine-5-carboxymethylaminomethyl(34) synthesis enzyme MnmG, producing the protein MAVNYEAGQFDVIVVGAGHAGCEAALASARMGLNTLVCTINLDSIALMPCNPNIGGTAKGHLVREIDALGGEMGVNIDHTFIQSRMLNTSKGPAVHSLRAQADKKDYQFRMKKVLEEQDNLKIRQIEVTELIVEDGKVSGVVTKNGAVFKCKAVVLATGTYLKGKIIIGEVSYSGGPNGLFPANDLSQSLLDLGISLRRFKTGTPARINSKSVDFSKMIEQNGDDKIVPFSFMSGKLQKEQVACYLTYTNEETHNIIRENINRSPIYNGSIKGVGPRYCPSIEDKVMRFPDKTQHQIFVEPEGMDTLEMYVGGFSSSLPEEVQIKMLRTLPGLENVEMMRTAYAIEYDSIDPTQLKPTLEFKNIDGLYGAGQLNGSSGYEEAGAQGLVAGVNAALKIKNQEPLILTRSDAYIGVLIDDLVTKGTNEPYRMMTSRAEYRLLLRQDNADLRLTEMGHRVGLVTEERYNTFLTRKKNIEDELERLKTLKVTNKKEVNEFLVSINSTPLRKAISFYELMQRPELEYFQLAQLDPERPDLSDDIGEQINVLTKYEGYIQSQMEQVSQFKKFEKKLLPKDIDYNDVSGLRTEAVQKLSNIKPISIGQASRISGVSPADISVLLIYLEHQYGKQS